The genomic segment GCCATGCTGATAGTCCTTTGTAGAATACTTGCTTTTGCATTTCTTGTTTATAagaagtaaattatttgaaggtAAAGTCCTCAAGCAAATTTCCAGAAAATCACCTGAGAGTTTCATGGACAAGTCTGTAAATTAATGCTCGGAATTTTGCAAATAGGCAGTAACTCAATAAATATAGTAGGATCAATACTATTCTGATCACAAACAAGTTATCTCATAGTGGTAAACTGTTGACAGATGCCAGAGTATTTCTATATTACCTGAAGCATTGCTTTACACACTTTAGttgttaaaatgttaatattttaaaagaagTCACTAAAAAAACACTTGCACTATTATATACTTACACCTTCTGTCAGTTCCACTTCAGGAAACTTTGCACCTGTTTCTGCTCCCTCAGCCATAAACCCAACCTATAACACAACAAGATGTCTCTAGCGATCCCAATGTGATGTGTTAAAATCAAGATGAATGTGTTTCTAATATGATTTACTTCACTATTTATGTTAGTGTTTTGTAACTGAAGCAACAAATTACGAAATAATTGCAAAAAGCACTGAAAAGACGACTGAAACGATGAAGTGTTTTCCTCCACTTCCTACTGTATCTAAGGTAAAtgtgtgatttttttcattaacaaaTAGTAACAAGagaataaatgattaaataacaATCAGACAATTCattttaaatgtacattaaTAACCAATTCATGAGAACATAAGTGAGTATCAGCTATGATGGTTATACTGTTCTTACTCTAGGAGAAAAGTCAATAGGTTCCATGCCTCGACAATCAAATACAACCATGGTTTTGAATTTTCCACTGTCATCAATATTATAAGGTTTTATGGAATCTTTTATTATGTCTGAAACAGAAAAAATCTTCATGTTATTTCAATGTGTGCCTCTAGTTATATGAACACGAAATATGAGAATAGCAAACATTGTTTCATTGTATGAGGCATATGGTACTCTCAAAGCTTCACCAAAATTGGGGGAATGGTTTCTTGTTTAATTCTGTCTGGgatatttaaatttttgaatGTATGAGGTCCTCTGCCAAACcatatgtttttttctcttGGTATTCCAGATCACTCTATGTCCACGTTAATTACAGTCAGGACGTCCTATACacttccatctgggccaacagGAGTAGGACCTGCTTAAAAACTTGTTtgataattgttgtaaaatcaataaaaattgtCTTACTGTATATGATCTTCTCTGAACGCTATTTGAACTGACAAAATGGATAAATTAAACATCCAAATCAATTTACCTATAGAGCTTTCTCTGCCACACAGTTTACACTTCATAACCATACTTGCTGAGCCTCGGCCACCTTTCAATGGCGAGCTGTCCTACAATATAAAGTCAGTCAATGACAAATCTCATAGTCTCATGCACCTGCAACTGACTCTAAACCTCTTGGTTCATTTAAACTTGTTTAAATTTTATAACATTTCTAACCTCAATGACCTTCAAAGAAGCTGAGGATGTTATTCACTTGAATTCACTTAACATTGGTCCTATGACAGACTGATCTTTTTTCTACTTTTCATTTCTTTCCTTGATTCCTCTTAATCAATTGATAACGAGaggaaactacatatgaaatcaaAGAAAGATTGAAgaagaaaatttcaaatgtcaaatccaagatgacctCCTGTCTGCATTTTGATTTCCAGATCAGACTTGAAACTGGATGGGcacaactacagaccaagggaaaAGAATTAGAATTACCCTTTTCATACTTCTGTACTTATCAAGAAATGGCGATAATCAAAATCCAGAAtcttcaaatatcaaaatccataatggctgtctgttggccattttcaaaactaaATGGGCGAAACtgtagggaccaaggggaacctatacatgaggtttgagaaatatccttctgttacttctcaagaaatacatgttataacatatttccatctgatgatggtgggctaaaaagctAACGTTTGTCTGAAACACAGCACCTTTACATAAGCCCACAAATAAGCTTAATATAtgcaaaaaaatattgtaaataagaGCTTTATTTTTGGCATTACCGCTGGGTAAACTTGCGTTCGTAATTAAACAATGATATCACAGAATGATTGTCAGGAGAAAAACAATACTTACAGCCGGTGTAACATACTGAAAATCAGTGGTAGCTTCACCACAATTGAAGCATTTCAGCTGCAGAAGAAAATAAGAATATTCATTACAATATCTGATTACACTGTAAtaacattttagaaaaaaaaattcttcttttACAGTATGTTTTACTAAGTATTTGCTTCAAATTGGTACTTTAATTTTCTCAGTGAATTTGAAACTGTCTAACAGTAATTTCTCTTCCTTTCAAAATGCTACAATATGATAAATAAGTCACTAAAAAGGGAACAACATTTACTTACTCTGATATACCACCTAAAATCTTCTCCATCTGGtcttaaatttgttaaaaattccAAATCTGCCTTGAACTGAAGACCAATtttctgtacaaaaaaaaagagataatgttataataaatcTAAATGGGCAAAGTGGAATAGCTACAAGCTTGTTACTAAAACACTGAATGAAGGAATGTTGATCGATTGTATGGAATATACTAATGTGTTGTTCCAGCTGTACTGTGGTTGGTATTGCCACCTTTTGGGTGAAATGGGATTAATCATTAATATTACCAGTTTGAAATAGTGTTAATGCAACCTTTGCCAAAATATGTAGTTTTTTTCCCTTTACATCTCCTGCATTTTCATCCATCACGAATGTGCCATCATTGAGAAAGTACAAacaattgatttttattatGATGTAACAAGTGACCATCAATTGGTACCGTAAATTGGATTACAGAGTTAGTTCCGTATTTTAGTATGTTTCGTTGTCATTCCATCGTTCAATGTTTTTGTATAGACAGATACTTTTTTAAGTTAGTGAAGgttcaaaatttcaaatattacaAAGACAACAAATAGAGTCTACTgagaaattatgaaaaaaataatgttgtacatgtaatgtcCAAAAATTAAGTTCGTCCGACCTAGCCATGCACTAATCTCTTAGGAAGACAGTACTGATTTGTATTGTGGAAGGGAACACCAGATCACAGAAGACACAGACCAATTGGGAAGTTACGAGACACCTCTTTAGACCCCAAGGCTTACAGGCATAGACTACAATAAacttttttaataaaaattttaCCATAGACAAAGCCAATCAAATTTGTTTGAAACAAATAGTACAAAGTAACACAGCAGCATGAATCAGGCATACTTTTAACCAATACCAAttcagtatgtaatatgtaaagtATGTGATAAGATTATTTATAGCATATGGCAACTTATTGTGAACACTCAACTCAAAGTTTCATGtgatacaactgtacatacagtacatatactttactgtacatgtactctatgggagttatgtcccttgtccCATATTTCAAGCACGTGTTAGTGTGCTGCTTACAATGATTGTTTGAACTTCTTattctacatgtacatctgtataagttatttaaaatgtacaaaat from the Pecten maximus chromosome 4, xPecMax1.1, whole genome shotgun sequence genome contains:
- the LOC117325586 gene encoding CXXC motif containing zinc binding protein-like; amino-acid sequence: MVKIGLQFKADLEFLTNLRPDGEDFRWYIRLKCFNCGEATTDFQYVTPADSSPLKGGRGSASMVMKCKLCGRESSIDIIKDSIKPYNIDDSGKFKTMVVFDCRGMEPIDFSPRVGFMAEGAETGAKFPEVELTEGDWVDYDEKQCESVGVYNIEHKFVKL